The Microbacterium limosum sequence TGCGCCACGCGCAGGTGCGCCCCACCGTCTTCCCCGTGACGCCCGAGTTCAGTAACTGGCGCAGCGAGCAGCGCGCCTGGCGCGACTCGGTCGCGCTGCTGGACCAGTCCCACCACATGACCGACCTGTTCATCTCGGGGCCCGACGCCCTGTCGCTGCTGCGCGACGTCGGGGTGAACAGCTTCGCCGACTTCCCCGTCGACGCCGCGAAGCAGTTCATCGCCGTCAACCACGAGGGATACCTGATCGGAGACGCCATCCTCTTCCACCTCGAGGAGGACGTCTACGACCTGGTCGGATGGCACATGGTGATCGACTGGGTGCAGTACCACGGCGAGCGCGGCGAGTACAACGTCACCTTCGAGCGCGACGGCAACTCCCTCGTCCGCGAGGGCGATCCCACGCTCTACCGCTACGAGATCCAGGGGCCGCACGCCCTCGCCCTCATGGAGAAGGTGACGGGAGCCGCCGTCCCGAAGACGAGGTTCTTCGGGATGGCCACGTTCGAGATCGCCGGAGTGACGGTGCGCTCGCTCCGCCACGGCATGGCCGGGCAGCCCGGATTCGAGCTCTTCGGCCCGTGGGCGGAGGGCGAGCGGGTGCGCAGCGCCCTGATCGAGGCGGGCGAGGAGTTCGGTCTCGTGCTCGTCGGCTCGCGCGCGTACTCGTCCGCCAATCTCGAATCGGCGTGGGTCCCCTCTCCGCTCCCCGCCATCTTCACGGGACGGGGATCGGCGGAGTACCTGGAGTGGCTTCCCGCGGCCCGTACGGGCTCGCTGGCCGGGAGTCTGGACGCCGCCGACATCGAGGACTACTACCTCACACCGTACGACCTGGGCTATGGCCGCAGCGTCGCCTTCGACCACGACTTCATCGGACGGGAGGCGCTCGAGGCCCACGCGGCGGCACCCCAGCGCGTGAAGGTGACGCTGGTATGGCACCCCGAGGACGTCGCCGCGGCGCAGCGCAGCCTGTACGAGGAGGGGACTCCCGCGAAGTTCATCGACTTCCCGAAGGCGCGGTACGGGCAGCACCAGATGGATCGCGTGCTCCTGGACGGCACGGACGTCGGCATCTCGCACGATGCCGGATACATCGTCGGCGAGCAGGCCTTCGTCTCGCTGGCGAGCATCGCGGCCGAGCACGCCACGCCCGGCACCGAGGTCGTCGTCCTATGGGGAGAGGAGCCGAACACCACCAAGCCCTCGGTGGAGCCCCACCGCCAGGTGGCGATCCGCGCCACGGTGGAGCCGGCCCCCTACTCGCGGTTCGCCCGAGAGAACTACCGCGCCGGCTGACCAGTCTCCGCGCGACGACGAACGCCGCCGCCTCTCGTGGAAGAGGGGGCGGCGTTCGTCGTCACCGCGGCATCCCCTCCGACGCTCGCGCATCGCGCATCCCCGGATCGTGCGGATCGCGCGCGAGGCGCTCCAGATACTCGAGCGACCTGGTGGAGGCGCCCATGAGGGCGCGAAGACCTCGTGCGCCCTCATCTGCGTCGGGACGATAGGCGCGCGCGAGCTCACGCGCCGCACCGGCCGCCGCGCGCTGCAGCAGCTCGACGATCGGCTGCGGCGAGGATCCGTCGTTGGGCACGACGACGCCCATCGCGGCGTACACGGAGCCGTCGGGGCCCCGCACGGGCACGGCGACGCCGCGCGACTCCTCGTGGATGTGACCCGCCAGCTCGGCGTACCCCCTGGCGCGCACGCGCCGCAGCTCGGCTCGCAGGCGCGATCCGGACGTGATCGTCTGGTCGGTGTACCGGCGAAGGCCGCGCGCGATCAGCTCGTCGACGACGCCCTCGCCGGCATCCGCGAGCAGCACGAGCCCGCTGGAGGAGGCGTGCAGCGGGATGCGTCCCCCGATGAGCGTGGCGTTGAGCACGGCATCCCGGGCCGACATCCTCTCGATGAAGAGCACGTCGCTGCCGCTGCGGATCCCCAGCTGCGCGTGCTGCCGCGCACGTTCGTGCACCGCCCCGAGCCACGGACGCGCGATCTCCCGGAGGCCCAGCGCGCCGGGTGTGCGGCTGGCGAACTCCCATAACCGCACACCCAGGCGATACGACCGGTCGGGCAGCCTCTCGAGCAGCCCCTCCCTCTCGAGCTCGGAGACGAGACGGTGGGCGCTGGAGCGGGCGAGGCCCGCGGCATCCGCGATCTCCGAGAGGGTCAGCGTCGGATGCCAGGGATCGAAGGCGTCGAGGATGCGCAGGTGCTTGTGCAGCACGCTCTCGCCCGCCGACCCTCTTGCCACCGCGTCCTCCTCGACATCGGCGCCATGCTACCTGCCGGGGACGGGCGCCGACGCCGCCCGAGTCAGTCGTCGGCGCGATATACGGTGCGCGCCCACTCGTGGTACGGAGCCGGTGCGACCGTCGCGCGGATCCGGACCTGGCGGTGCGACGCGTCGACGGAGTCCTTGCGCGAGATCGGGTCCTCGCCCCACACGACCTCGACCTCGGCTCCGTCCGCCACGTCGTTGTCGACCGTGGCGAGGGACATGTAGAGCTGGTCGTAGGCGATGTACCCCGCGTCGGTGGAGATGCCCGCCGGCCGGTCGTGGTAGCGCACCTCGTCCATCTGGAACAGTCCGTAGCGCGCCTTCGGGAAGTCGAGGAACTTCGCCGGCACGCCGGGCTCCATCTGCGACCGGACGACCGCCGCGACGTCCTCCGCGTTCCAGAGCAGCGTCACCTTCCGGCGGCGCTGGTCGGCCGCGTGACGCTCGAGGGCCTCGCGCCCGTGGAAGTCGTGGTCGAAGCGCACGGAACGACCGAGCCCCAGGTCGTAGGGCGTCATGTAGTAGTCGTGGATGTCGTCGGAGTACAGCGAACCGGCGACCGATCCGGCGCGTGCGGCCGGCAGCCACTCCCGGTACTCGGCGAAGTCGTCGCCGAAGATCGCGGGGAACGGCGTGGGCACCCACCCCGACTCCAGCGGCGTGGCGGAGTATGCCTTGGCCCCGACGCGCCGGATGCCGAACTCCTCGCCCGCGGTCAGGATCTCCGCGAGCACGGCATCCGCATCGGCCCAGGGACCGTAGAACTCGAACCCCGGCTGGCCCGCCATGCCGTGGCGGAGGGCCTTGACGGCCCGACCGGCGATCGTGACGTCGCCGATGTGGAAGAACTTGATCTCGGGGGCGGGCCCCCCGAAGATCTTCTCCATCACCTTGTCCGCCTCGGGGCCCTGCAGCTCGTAGCGGTAGAACGTGGGCGGCCCCTGGCGCATGTGGGAGTTCGCCTCGAGGCGGTGGTGCACGTCCTTGCCCGCGGCCTGCGCCTTCTCGACGTTGAAGCGCACCCAGTCGATCAACAGGTGGTGACCGATGAGCACGAGTCCCTCGGGCGCGTCCTCGTTGTAGAAGAGGATGCCGTCGCCGATGAGGTATCCCTCCGCATTGACGCAGATGAGCTGCTTGGCGACGCCCGGCCGGAAGGTCGAGAAGGTGTTGGGCGAGATCGACGCCAGCAGCGGCAGCAGGTCGGCGCCGCCCAGGAAGAGCTGCGTCATGTGGTGCGACTGGTCCATGAGCGCCACGGTGGTGTTCCACGCCCGCTGCTCGTCGCGCCAGTTGGTGAACTCGGGCGCGACGGGGAACGTGAACGCCGGCCAATTCTGGTTGCGCAGCAGCTCTACAGCGGACCCTGAGCGGGCGATCGCCTCGGCGAGGGATTCTTCAGATGTCATCATCGACCTTCCTGATCGTGGGTTCAGCGTCATGGTAGGCACCGCCGGTTCGCCTTCCGCCGATCTGATTCCGTTCATCGGAATCGCACCGGCGACGCACCCCGACGACGAGCACGATTCGATGAGTCTTGACGATCTCGGGCATCACGATTCGGACACTACGTTTGGATCTCACACCAATATCGTTGACAATTTCCACGGGACTCCGTACCGTCCCAGTGACGGGGACTCCCTGTCGACAGCAACGACGCGACGACGGAAGGTGAGCGATGGCCGCTCGGCTCACGCTGCATGAGGTGACCCTGCGCTTCGGCGGGGTCAAGGTGCTCCAGGATGTCGGCTTCACCGTCGAGCCCGGTCAGATCTTCGGCCTGGTGGGCCCGAACGGCGCGGGCAAGACCTCGCTCTTCAACTGCATCAGCGGCCACTACCACCCGAACTCCGGATCGATCACGATCGACGAGACCGAGGTGCTGGGCAACGCCCCCTCCCGCCTCGCCAGACACGGCCTGGCGCGCACTTTCCAGCATCCCGCCCTCCAGCTCCACGCCACCGTGCTCGAGAACGTGCTTCTCGGCGCCCACACACATCTGCCCGGCGGCCCCGTCAGCTGGTCCCTGCGGCTGCCCTACACGGGTCGGGCCGAAAAGGACCGCCGCGAGGAGGCCCGCGCCCTCCTGGAGCGCAACGGCCTCGGATGGGCCGCCGACCTCCCGGCCGACGAGCTCTCGCACGGGCTCCACAAGGGGATCGAGCTCTGTCGCGCCCTGCTGATGAGGCCCCGTCTGCTGCTGCTGGACGAGCCCGCCGCCGGGCTCTCCCACGGCGAGGTGGAGCAGTTCAGCGACTCGATCAAGCGTCTGCGCGAGGAGGAGGACATCACGATCGTGATCGTCGAGCACCACATGGGGCTCATCGCGGCGCTCACCGACCGCGTCGTCGTCCTCGACCACGGCCGCGTCCTCATGGAGGGCACGGCCGCCCAGGCGCAGTCGGACCCGCGGGTCATCGAGGCCTACATCGGCAAGGAGGCCACGGATGACGCTGCTTGAGCTGGAGAACGTCACCGCCTACTACGGGCCGGTCCAGGTCCTCGAAGGCGTCTCGCTGAGCGTGCCGGACGGCGGCGCGGTCGGCATCCTCGGGGCCAACGGCGCGGGCAAGACCACGACGCTGCGTGCCATCAGCGGCACCGTCCGGGCGGGCGGGCGGATCGTGTTCGACGGCCAGGACATCCGCGGCATGCGACCCGACAAGGTCGCGGCGCTGGGGATCGCGCACGTCCCCGAGGGACGCGGCACGCTCGGAAACCTCACGGTGCGGGAGAACCTGCGCGTCGGCGCGTACCTCCGCAAGGACCGCAAGCAGATCGGCCCCGACATCGACTATCTGCTCGAACTGTTCCCCCAGCTGCGGGAACGGATCTCCTCTGCCGCGTCCGCGCTGTCGGGGGGCGAGCAGCAGATGCTCGCCGTCGCGCGCGCCGTCATGGCCAAGCCCCGCCTGCTCCTTCTCGACGAGGCCTCGCTGGGTCTCGCGCCGAGCACCGCCCGCAACGTCTACGACGCGATCCGCCGACTGCGTCAGGACTCCGGGCTTGCGATGCTCGTCGTCGAGCAGAACGCGAACCTGGCCTTCTCCCTCGTCGACACCGCGACGGTGCTCGAGACGGGCCGCAATGTCCTCACCGGAACCTCGACCGAGCTCAAGGGCATGGACGAGATCCGCCGCGCTTACCTGGGAGGCTGACCGTGGGTACCTTCGTGCAGCTGGTCATCGACGGGCTCTCCGCCGGATCGATCTACGCCGCGCTCGCCCTGGCCATCGTGCTGGTCAATCAGGCGACGGGCCTGATCAACTTCGCCCAAGGCGGCATGGCCGTGCTCTCGGCCTACATCGCCTACGCGTTCCTCGGCTGGGGGCTTCCGCTCATCCTCGCGATCGTCGCGGCCGTCGTCGTCTCGTTCGCGATGGGCGCGGTCATCGAACGCTTCCTCATCCGCCGCTTCGAGGGCGGCGACCCCGACACCGCGATCGTGGTGACGGTGGGCCTGCTGACCCTCATCACGGGCATCGCCGGCTGGATCTGGACGTACAACAACCTCCAGTTCCCGTCGCTCTTCCCCGTCGCGAGCATCGACGTCCTCGGCGCCGTCGTGAGCGTGCGTTCGCTCGGCACAACCGTGGTGATCATCGCGATCATGGTTCTGCTGCAGCTCGTGTTCCTGCGCACCAAGCTCGGGCTCGCGCTGCGAGCCGTCGCCGACAACCCGCAGTCGGCATCCTTCTCGGGCCTGCCGGTCGGCTGGCTCCTCATGGTCGGCTGGGGTATGGCCGCGGCGCTCGGCGCCGTCGCCGGAGCGCTCGTCGCACCTCAGCTCACCCTCACGCCCGGCATGATGGACACCGCTCTGGTCTACGCACTCGCCGCCATCATCCTCGGAGGCATGTCGAGCCCCCTCGGCGTGGTCATCGCTGCCTGGCTCATCGGTGTGCTCGAGAACCTCGCCGCCGTCTACGTGCCCGCAATCGGACACGACCTGAAGATCGCGGTGCCCTTCATCCTGATCTTCGTCGTGCTGATCGTCCGCCCCCAGGGCCTGTTCGGCCGGAAAGTCGTGGTGCGCGTCTGATGTCCACCAGCCTCTCTCTCCTTCGTTCCCCGTGGGTCCGCGGCGGGCTGCTCGTGCTCGTCGCCGCCCTCCTGCTCGTGGCACCCCTCGTGCTGCCGGTGTTCTGGAACCAGTCGCTGACCCGCGTCGGCGTCTTCGCCGTCGCGGTCCTCGGCCTGAACCTCATCATGGGCTACACAGGAGTCGTCTCCCTGGGTCAGATCTTCTTCCTCGGGGTGGGAGCCTACGTCGCCGCCTACGGGGTCACGAACGACTGGAACATCGTCCTCGTGTTCGTGCTCTCGGTGCTGATCCCGGGTGCGCTGGGGCTTCTGATCGCCCTCGCCGCCGCGCGGCTCGGAGGCCTCGCCATCGCGATGGTGACGATCGCGCTGCCGATCGTCGGAGTGCCGCTCGCCAAACGGCTCTCGGAGTTCACCGGCGGTTCGCAGGGCATCTCGGCTCGGTTTTCGGGAGCCCCCGAGTGGACCGGACTCGACAACGACCAGTGGCAGTTCTACATCGTCCTCGTCATCGGGGGCGCAGCGTTCGTCCTCGCGCGCAACCTCGTGCGCGGCAAGTTCGGCCGGGCGCTCGCGATCGTGCGCGACAACGAGGCCGTGGCATCCTCGATGGGCATCTCCCCATACCGCTACAAGGTCATGGCGTTCACGATCGCATCGATGTTCGGGGGCGTCAGCGGGTTCCTCTACCTCGCCGCGGTGCAGTACACCTCCCCGGAGACGATGGCCTTCCACCACTCGATCGAGCTCCTCGCCGCCATGGTGATCGGTGGCGCCGGCAGCATCATCGGATCCCTCATCGGGGGTGCGTACTACGTCTTCGTGCCCCAGATCACCAACGCCATCGCCGCCGACCTCACCGCCGTCATCCAGGGCGCGATCCTGCTCATCGTGCTCTTCGTGCTCCCCGGCGGCCTGGTCAGCCTTCCCCGCACCATCCGGCGCCTGCTCCGCCGCAACAGCGGCTCGGGATCCTCGGGCGCCGATCACACCCCTCCCCCGCGCGAGCCCGCTCCGGCCGGCACGTCGGGACAACCCGGAAACACAGAGAGGCACGGCAACACATGAACATCTCCAGGAAGCACAGCCGAGCGGTCGGCATCGTGGCCGCCGCCAGCGCGCTCGCACTCGTCGTCGCGGGATGCAGCGCCCGCGACGACGGTGGCGACGGCGACGGCGACGGCGCCGCATCGAGCCCCGGCATCACCGACGACTCGATCACGCTCGGCATCACCACGCCGCTGAGCGGCGCGACGGCCGGCCCGGGCACCTGCACGGTCGCAGGCGTCACGGCGTACTTCGGCGCGGTGAACGCCGCCGGAGGCGTCGAGTTCGGCGACGGCGTCACCCGTACGGTCGAGATCGAGACCTACGACGACGCCTACGACCCGCAGCAGTCCCTCGCGAACTTCCAGCAGATGGTCGCCGACGACGTCTTCGCCGTCACGGCCGGGCTCGGAACCCCCACCAACCGGGCGTTCCGCGAGGCCGCGATCGACGAAGAGGTACCCCAGGTGCTCGTCATGACCGGCGACCCGCTCTTCAGCGACCGCGAGGAGAGCCCGTGGCAGCTCGGCTTCGTGCCGATCTATCAGAACGAGGGCGCCGCCTTCGGCGAGCTGCTGGCCACCTCGACCGAGGAGCACAAGGTCGCCATCCTCTCCCAGAACGACGACTACGGCGAGGGCTACGTCGAGGGCTTCAAGGAGGCCATCGAAGGTGCCGACAACATCGAGATCGTCGGGGAGCTCACCTATGAGGCCACCGACACCTCGGTGGACGCGCAGCTCACCGAGCTCGCCGGCACGGGTGCCGACGTCTTCTTCAACGCGATGTCGATCACCCCGCTCGTGATCTCGTCGCTGCAGAAGACGCAGGAGCTCGGCTGGCTGCCCAGCTGGTTCCTCCCCTCCAACACCTCGAGCCCCACCGCGATCCTGCAGCCGGGCAACGCCACGGCCTTCCCCGGCGTCTACTCGGTGTCGTTCTCCAAGGCGCCCGCCTCGCCGGCGTTCGCCGAGGACGAGGACGTGCAGACGTTCCTGTCCGACCTGGCCGAGTACGCCGACTACCCCGACATGCCCGCGTTCCCGCACTGCATGTGGAGCTACATGGTGGGGGCGACGCTCGAGCAGGCGTTCCAGAACATGACCGAGCCGACGCGGGAGAACTTCCTCGCGGCGCTCAACGACATCTCGGACTTCCAGGCGCCGCTGATGCTCGACGGCACGTACGTCGACACCACGGTCGACGGTCAGCCCGCCGTGTCCACGGTCATCGTGCAGAAGTACAACGGCACCGGCTACTCGAACGCCGAGACCTTCGAATGATCCGGTAGGCGACACACGTCGAATCCCCCGTCCGCAGCACGCGGGCGGGGGATTCGACGTATGCGCGCGACACGCGGCCGGCGGCGGCGCGCGAAGAGGACCCCCGCGTCGCGCGCGTCAGTCGAGCTGACGCAGCAGGGCGACGATCCCCTGCAGGTGCTGGCGGGTCGCGGCCTCGGCGCGATCCGGATCCCGCGCGACCACGGCGTCGATGATGGCGACGTGCTCGGGCGCCGACTGCACGGCGCGTCCGGGGTGGTAGGCGAGGCGGAACTGGTGGCGCGCGGACTGCGCGCGCAGCCGCTCGAGGAGCCGGGTGGCGGTGTCGTGTCCGCTGATCTCACGGATGCGCCGGTCCATATCCTGATTCAGGCGTGCGTACTCGACGAGATTCCCCGTCGCGACAGCCGACTCGATCTGACCACCGAGGAGCCGCAGCTCGGCGGCCTCGTCCTCGGTCACCCGCTCCGCGGCCTTCCGCGCGCACAACGACTCCAGACCCACGCGCACCTCGACGATCTCGATCGCCTCGGCCACGCTGATCGCGCGCACCCTCGCGCCCCGGTTCGGGAGCCGCTCGACGAGCCCCTCCCCCGCGAGATTGAGCAGGGCGGTGCGCACGCCCGCGCGGCTCGCCTCGAAGCGCTCGCTGATGTCGGCCTCGATAAGACGCTGATGCGGGGCGAACTCACCGCCCAGGATGGCGTCGCGGATCTGCTGCGTCAGGTCGGGGCGTGAATGAACCTCCGACTCCATGGTGGCGGGCCCGGAAACCACGTGCCGACCTCCTGATCACTCGAGGACGGCACCCTCGCCGCCCGGCCTTTTCCGACAGTACCGCACGCCTCGATTTTGGCGACGACATTTGCGCCAATCCGGGTTAGCATCGTGGTCACAACGTCGCAATGCCTCCTCCGTCGCACGGGCCGCCCCGGCTCGGCCGCGGCGGGCGTGAGCGGATGGACGAGCGCACCGCCGCATTCTCAACGGCGCACAAGCGCAAGCGAACACAGAGAAGTGGAGTCGATATGTCTGTAGTCGAGACGTCCGCGGGTGTGCGGACGGGGTTGTTCATCGGGGGCGTGGAGCGTCATACCGGTGAGGTGTTGAGTGTGGTGGATCCGGCGAGGCCGGGTGTGGTGGTCGGTGAGGCCGCGTCGGCGTCGGCGGGGGATGTCGCGGACGCGGTCGCGGCGGCGAACGCGGCGTTCCCGGCGTGGTCGGGGTTGTCGGCGGCGGAGCGGGCCGGGTTGATGGCCGACGCGATCGCGGGGATCGGGGATGATCGGGACGCGGACGCGGAGATCTTGTCGTTGGAGAACGGGAAGGTGCGGTTGGAGGCGTGGGTGGACGCGCTGGTGTTCGAGATCCGGTGGAACCTCGCGTTGATGCTCGCCGACGAGGTCGAGGCGTCCAAGACGCTGCCGGTGGTCCCCGGACACATCCCCGTCTCCACCGAGGTGTCCTACCAGCCGTTGGGTGCGGTGACGATCATCGTGCCGTTCAACTGGCCCATCGCGATCCTGGGAGCGGCGCTGCCCCACGCGCTGCTGGCGGGGAACACCGCGATCGTCAAGCCGCCGCCCTCGGCGCCGCTGGCGACCACCCGGCTGGTGCAGCGGGTGGCGGAGAAACTACCCGCCGGGGTGCTGAACATCGTCACCGGCAAGGACGAGAACATGTCCGGCCTGATCCAGAACACCGACATCGCGAAGGTCTGCTTCACCGGGTCCGTCGGCGGCGGCAAGCGCATCGCCGAGATGGCCGCCCGCTCCCTCACCCGCGTCACCCTGGAACTGGGCGGCAACGACGCGGCGGTGTTCCTGGAAGACGCGATCCTCGATGACACCCACCTGGACCGCCTCTACGCCGCGATCTACGACAGCACCGGACAGATCTGCATGAACGCCAAACGCGTCTTCGTGCACCGCTCCCGCCTGGACGAACTCGTCACCGGCCTGGAAAACCGCCTGAAAAACGTCGTCCTCGGACACGGCCTGGACCAGGCCACCACCATGGGACCCCTCCACCAGGGCGCGCAGAAAGCATTCGTGGAAGAGATCATCCAAGAAGCCAAAGACGCCGGCGCCGACGTCCGCGAATACGGCACCCTCCCCACCGGAGACCTCGCCGGCGGCAACTTCCTCCGCCCCGCGATCGTCATCGACCCCGACCCGGGCCTGCGCGTGGTCACCCAGGAACAATTCGGACCCGTCATCCCCATCATCCCCTTCGACACCGAAGACGAAGCCATCCGCCTCGCCAACGACACCTGGGGCGGACTGTGCGGATCGGTCTGGACCGCCGACCCCGACACCGCCCACCGCGTCGGCTCCCAACTGATCTGCGGATACGTCTGGATCAACGACCACGGCGCCACCCGCCTCGACCTCCGCGCCCCCTTCGGCGGCATGAAGCAATCCGGCTACGGCCGCGAACAAGGAATCGAAGGCATCCGCGCCTTCCAAGACACCCGCTCCATCGCCACCATCGACCCCCAAGCCCTCGCAAACATGGCCCACTAACACCACGACCGTGAGGCCCGCACCTGGCGCAGGTGCGGGCCTCACGCACGTCCGGGGCCGGGATCCGAGCGCTCCGCCAGCCGCCGGGTGTCCCCTCTCACGCCGGGGGGAAGTACGGTCGTGGTGGAGCGACAACCGCCCCAGGATCAGGAACCCCCGATGAGCACCCCCTCCCCCGCCCCTGCCGCGCGACGCGGCCGCCGGAATCGTCCCGACCCCGATGGCCCACGCGCCACGTTCCGGCAGCTGCTGCCCTTCCTGTTCGAGCACAAGAAGGTGCTCGTCGTCGTCGCGGTCCTCAGCGTGCTGGGTGCCGGCGCGACCCTCGTCCAGCCCCTCCTCGTGGGTCAGGTCATCTCGCGCGTGCAGGAGGGCCTGGACCTCGGCATCCTCATCTGGCTGCTCATCGGCTTCGTCGTCGTCTCCTCGGTGATCTCCGGCTACCAGCATTACCTGCTGCAGCGCACGGGCACCGCGGTGGTGTACTCCAGCCGCCGCAAGCTGATCGCCCGCATCCTCCACCTCCCGGTCAGCGAATTCGACGCGCGCCGCACCGGCGACCTCGTCTCCCGCGTGGGCACCGACACCACGCTGCTCTACGCGGTGCTC is a genomic window containing:
- a CDS encoding aminomethyl transferase family protein; its protein translation is MNTPAPETAAAAIARAGGPVAHLRHAQVRPTVFPVTPEFSNWRSEQRAWRDSVALLDQSHHMTDLFISGPDALSLLRDVGVNSFADFPVDAAKQFIAVNHEGYLIGDAILFHLEEDVYDLVGWHMVIDWVQYHGERGEYNVTFERDGNSLVREGDPTLYRYEIQGPHALALMEKVTGAAVPKTRFFGMATFEIAGVTVRSLRHGMAGQPGFELFGPWAEGERVRSALIEAGEEFGLVLVGSRAYSSANLESAWVPSPLPAIFTGRGSAEYLEWLPAARTGSLAGSLDAADIEDYYLTPYDLGYGRSVAFDHDFIGREALEAHAAAPQRVKVTLVWHPEDVAAAQRSLYEEGTPAKFIDFPKARYGQHQMDRVLLDGTDVGISHDAGYIVGEQAFVSLASIAAEHATPGTEVVVLWGEEPNTTKPSVEPHRQVAIRATVEPAPYSRFARENYRAG
- a CDS encoding IclR family transcriptional regulator yields the protein MARGSAGESVLHKHLRILDAFDPWHPTLTLSEIADAAGLARSSAHRLVSELEREGLLERLPDRSYRLGVRLWEFASRTPGALGLREIARPWLGAVHERARQHAQLGIRSGSDVLFIERMSARDAVLNATLIGGRIPLHASSSGLVLLADAGEGVVDELIARGLRRYTDQTITSGSRLRAELRRVRARGYAELAGHIHEESRGVAVPVRGPDGSVYAAMGVVVPNDGSSPQPIVELLQRAAAGAARELARAYRPDADEGARGLRALMGASTRSLEYLERLARDPHDPGMRDARASEGMPR
- a CDS encoding aminomethyl transferase family protein produces the protein MMTSEESLAEAIARSGSAVELLRNQNWPAFTFPVAPEFTNWRDEQRAWNTTVALMDQSHHMTQLFLGGADLLPLLASISPNTFSTFRPGVAKQLICVNAEGYLIGDGILFYNEDAPEGLVLIGHHLLIDWVRFNVEKAQAAGKDVHHRLEANSHMRQGPPTFYRYELQGPEADKVMEKIFGGPAPEIKFFHIGDVTIAGRAVKALRHGMAGQPGFEFYGPWADADAVLAEILTAGEEFGIRRVGAKAYSATPLESGWVPTPFPAIFGDDFAEYREWLPAARAGSVAGSLYSDDIHDYYMTPYDLGLGRSVRFDHDFHGREALERHAADQRRRKVTLLWNAEDVAAVVRSQMEPGVPAKFLDFPKARYGLFQMDEVRYHDRPAGISTDAGYIAYDQLYMSLATVDNDVADGAEVEVVWGEDPISRKDSVDASHRQVRIRATVAPAPYHEWARTVYRADD
- a CDS encoding ABC transporter ATP-binding protein: MAARLTLHEVTLRFGGVKVLQDVGFTVEPGQIFGLVGPNGAGKTSLFNCISGHYHPNSGSITIDETEVLGNAPSRLARHGLARTFQHPALQLHATVLENVLLGAHTHLPGGPVSWSLRLPYTGRAEKDRREEARALLERNGLGWAADLPADELSHGLHKGIELCRALLMRPRLLLLDEPAAGLSHGEVEQFSDSIKRLREEEDITIVIVEHHMGLIAALTDRVVVLDHGRVLMEGTAAQAQSDPRVIEAYIGKEATDDAA
- a CDS encoding ABC transporter ATP-binding protein, with the protein product MTLLELENVTAYYGPVQVLEGVSLSVPDGGAVGILGANGAGKTTTLRAISGTVRAGGRIVFDGQDIRGMRPDKVAALGIAHVPEGRGTLGNLTVRENLRVGAYLRKDRKQIGPDIDYLLELFPQLRERISSAASALSGGEQQMLAVARAVMAKPRLLLLDEASLGLAPSTARNVYDAIRRLRQDSGLAMLVVEQNANLAFSLVDTATVLETGRNVLTGTSTELKGMDEIRRAYLGG
- a CDS encoding branched-chain amino acid ABC transporter permease — encoded protein: MGTFVQLVIDGLSAGSIYAALALAIVLVNQATGLINFAQGGMAVLSAYIAYAFLGWGLPLILAIVAAVVVSFAMGAVIERFLIRRFEGGDPDTAIVVTVGLLTLITGIAGWIWTYNNLQFPSLFPVASIDVLGAVVSVRSLGTTVVIIAIMVLLQLVFLRTKLGLALRAVADNPQSASFSGLPVGWLLMVGWGMAAALGAVAGALVAPQLTLTPGMMDTALVYALAAIILGGMSSPLGVVIAAWLIGVLENLAAVYVPAIGHDLKIAVPFILIFVVLIVRPQGLFGRKVVVRV
- a CDS encoding branched-chain amino acid ABC transporter permease; amino-acid sequence: MSTSLSLLRSPWVRGGLLVLVAALLLVAPLVLPVFWNQSLTRVGVFAVAVLGLNLIMGYTGVVSLGQIFFLGVGAYVAAYGVTNDWNIVLVFVLSVLIPGALGLLIALAAARLGGLAIAMVTIALPIVGVPLAKRLSEFTGGSQGISARFSGAPEWTGLDNDQWQFYIVLVIGGAAFVLARNLVRGKFGRALAIVRDNEAVASSMGISPYRYKVMAFTIASMFGGVSGFLYLAAVQYTSPETMAFHHSIELLAAMVIGGAGSIIGSLIGGAYYVFVPQITNAIAADLTAVIQGAILLIVLFVLPGGLVSLPRTIRRLLRRNSGSGSSGADHTPPPREPAPAGTSGQPGNTERHGNT
- a CDS encoding ABC transporter substrate-binding protein — protein: MNISRKHSRAVGIVAAASALALVVAGCSARDDGGDGDGDGAASSPGITDDSITLGITTPLSGATAGPGTCTVAGVTAYFGAVNAAGGVEFGDGVTRTVEIETYDDAYDPQQSLANFQQMVADDVFAVTAGLGTPTNRAFREAAIDEEVPQVLVMTGDPLFSDREESPWQLGFVPIYQNEGAAFGELLATSTEEHKVAILSQNDDYGEGYVEGFKEAIEGADNIEIVGELTYEATDTSVDAQLTELAGTGADVFFNAMSITPLVISSLQKTQELGWLPSWFLPSNTSSPTAILQPGNATAFPGVYSVSFSKAPASPAFAEDEDVQTFLSDLAEYADYPDMPAFPHCMWSYMVGATLEQAFQNMTEPTRENFLAALNDISDFQAPLMLDGTYVDTTVDGQPAVSTVIVQKYNGTGYSNAETFE
- a CDS encoding GntR family transcriptional regulator → MVSGPATMESEVHSRPDLTQQIRDAILGGEFAPHQRLIEADISERFEASRAGVRTALLNLAGEGLVERLPNRGARVRAISVAEAIEIVEVRVGLESLCARKAAERVTEDEAAELRLLGGQIESAVATGNLVEYARLNQDMDRRIREISGHDTATRLLERLRAQSARHQFRLAYHPGRAVQSAPEHVAIIDAVVARDPDRAEAATRQHLQGIVALLRQLD
- a CDS encoding aldehyde dehydrogenase family protein, whose translation is MSVVETSAGVRTGLFIGGVERHTGEVLSVVDPARPGVVVGEAASASAGDVADAVAAANAAFPAWSGLSAAERAGLMADAIAGIGDDRDADAEILSLENGKVRLEAWVDALVFEIRWNLALMLADEVEASKTLPVVPGHIPVSTEVSYQPLGAVTIIVPFNWPIAILGAALPHALLAGNTAIVKPPPSAPLATTRLVQRVAEKLPAGVLNIVTGKDENMSGLIQNTDIAKVCFTGSVGGGKRIAEMAARSLTRVTLELGGNDAAVFLEDAILDDTHLDRLYAAIYDSTGQICMNAKRVFVHRSRLDELVTGLENRLKNVVLGHGLDQATTMGPLHQGAQKAFVEEIIQEAKDAGADVREYGTLPTGDLAGGNFLRPAIVIDPDPGLRVVTQEQFGPVIPIIPFDTEDEAIRLANDTWGGLCGSVWTADPDTAHRVGSQLICGYVWINDHGATRLDLRAPFGGMKQSGYGREQGIEGIRAFQDTRSIATIDPQALANMAH